In one Lolium rigidum isolate FL_2022 chromosome 3, APGP_CSIRO_Lrig_0.1, whole genome shotgun sequence genomic region, the following are encoded:
- the LOC124701058 gene encoding OVARIAN TUMOR DOMAIN-containing deubiquitinating enzyme 12-like produces the protein MVLRDQDLDTNIVRWGLHHLLDGGGAGYGHCARLPQTPTTDYAPTPPPPQTLHALLGGPAGVEVTIHAVESDEVIAHALQEELAQVAMAEAEGGSADDEQRATVLAQQWFRPEIVHHLPSAPPYVEEEQPVASRDHFSSCSSPEDNDAQDCPIELVDDFSAIDGEVGKRLNDMLPVPHVPKTNGEIPSVDEAFSDHRRLLDRLVLYGLVELKVNGDGNCQFRALSDQFYRTPEHHRFVRQQVMKQLESHPEIYAGYVPMDYREYLKKMPKNGEWGDHVTLQAAADSYGVKIFILTSFRDTCYIEILPVVQKSKRVICLSFWAEVHYNSIYPEGELPVVENRKKSLSSDRPSFCSTM, from the exons ATGGTTCTGCGGGACCAAGATCTGGACACCAACATCGTCCGCTGgggcctccaccacctcctcgacGGAGGAGGCGCCGGTTACGGCCACTGCGCCCGCCTTCCCCAGACACCCACCACCGACTacgcccccacgccgccgccgccgcagacccTGCACGCCCTCCTCGGCGGTCCGG CGGGCGTCGAGGTCACAATCCACGCGGTCGAGAGCGACGAGGTCATCGCGCACGCGCTGCAGGAGGAGCTCGCCCAGGTCGCCATGGCCGAGGCCGAGGGGGGATCCGCCGACGACGAGCAGCGCGCCACCGTCCTCGCGCAGCAGTGGTTCCGCCCTGAAATCGTCCATCATCTACCCTCAG CTCCGCCTTATGTAGAAGAGGAACAACCAGTGGCCTCCAGGGACCACTTCAGCTCCTGCTCCAGCCCTGAAGATAACGATGCCCAAGATTGCCCGATTGAGCTTGTGGATGATTTCTCTGCTATTGACGGCGAGGTCGGAAAAAGATTGAACGACATGCTTCCTGTTCCT CATGTTCCTAAAACAAATGGAGAGATTCCCTCTGTTGACGAAGCCTTCTCAGATCACCGTAGACTTCTTGACAG GTTGGTGTTGTATGGCTTGGTTGAGCTCAAGGTAAACGGAGATGGCAATTGTCAG TTCCGGGCATTGTCTGATCAATTTTACCGCACTCCTGAACATCATAGATTTGTACGGCAGCAAGTGATGAAGCAG CTTGAATCCCATCCTGAGATATATGCTGGATATGTTCCTATGGATTACAGAGAATATCTTAAGAAGATGCCAAA GAATGGGGAGTGGGGTGACCATGTTACCCTGCAGGCTGCTGCGGACTCG TACGGGGTGAAGATCTTCATCCTGACATCCTTCAGAGATACATGCTACATTGAAATCCTCCCTGTCGTGCAAAAGTCAAAAAGAG TTATATGTCTGAGTTTCTGGGCTGAGGTGCACTACAATTCGATATATCCAGAAGGAG AGTTGCCCGTCGTGGAGAACAGGAAGAAGAG CTTGTCGTCTGATCGACCGTCGTTCTGTTCGACCATGTGA